The Quadrisphaera sp. RL12-1S sequence GGCCTGGCGCGACACCATCGCCACCCTCGTGGAGGCCGTGGAGGGCGCCAAGCTGGTCCCCGAGGTGGTGGACCTCACCGCCTTCGCCGTGCTCCGCGCCGTCGGCTCGGGCGTCGCCTCCGCCTCCACCGAGGCGCTCGTCGACGTCGGCTCCACCATCACCCAGGTCGTCGTCCACTCCGGCGGCGCCCCGCACTTCGTCCGCATCCTCATGGCCGGCGGTGACGACATCACCGCGGCGGTCGCCGAGCGCAGCGGCGTCTCGCTGCTGGAGGCCGAGGACCTCAAGCGCCAGGTGGAGGCCCTCGACGAGGCCGCGCTGGCCACGCCCGCCGGCCAGGCCGTGCACCAGGCGGTGCAGGGCTTCCTCGAGGAGGTGCGCAGCACCGTGGACTACGCAGCGGCCACCAGCGGCCACCGCGCAGAGCGCGTGGTGCTCACCGGCGGGGGAGCGCGCCAGGCGGGCCTGGACGCCCAGCTCGCCGCCATGACGGGGCTGCCGGTGGAGGTCGGCACCCTCGAGCACCGCCTGCGCCGCGGGCGGCACCTCGGCGCCGTCCACCCCGACAGCGCCACCATGGCCGTCGGCCTCGCCCTCGGAGCGACCGCGTGAGCACGCTCATCGGCGCCCGCCGCTCCAGCGACCGCACGCCCGCCGGTGCGCCCACCGCAACGACCACCGGCGCGCCCGCCGGCACGCCCCAGGCCGGCGGCGGCGTCCCGTGGGCCGCGCCGCGCGTCAACCTGCTGCCCCCCGAGGTCGCCGGCCGCCGCGCCGTCCGCGCGGTGCAGCGCCGCACGGGCCTGGCCGCGGTCGGCGTCGTCGTCCTCATCGGTGCGGTGTGGGGCGTCGGCCACGCCCAGGCAGCGGCCCAGGCCGAGCGCCTGGACGCCGCGAACGCGCAGGTCGCGGCGCTGCAGGCGCAGCAGCTGAAGTACGCCGAGGCGCCGCAGACCGAGAAGCGCGTGCAGGCGGCCGAGGTGGCCCGCGCCACCGCGATGGCCCAGGACGTGCGCTGGTACGCCTTTGTCGACTCCCTCACCCGGGCCATGCCCGCCACCACGTGGCTGGTCTCGGTGGACACCACCCTCAGCGACGGCGCCTCGGCTGCCACCGCCACCACGGCCGCGGCCGCCGCCGCAGGTCCGGCCCCGGTGGGCCAGGTGACCATCTCGGCGCGCACCACCTCCTACGACGACGTGGCGGCCTACCTCGACGCCCTCGCCGCGGTGCCCGGCGTCAGCGGCGCCTTCCTCACCACCTCCTCGCTGGACGTGGGCCAGAGCCCGGCGGTGGTGACGTTCGCGGTCACCGCGACCGTCACCGACACGGCGCTGACGCACCGCTTCGACCAGAAGGCGAGCTGACATGGCCCTCTCCACGTCCGCGCTGAGCGCTCCCCGCCCGCCGGCGGCCGTGCCCCGCACCGGCCCGTGGGCCGCCGGCGGCGCCGGAGCGCTCGCGCTGGTCCTCGTGGCCGGCTGGTTCCTGGTGGTCTCCCCGCAGCGGTCCTCCATGGCCGAGACCGAGGACTCCATCACCCAGGCCCAGAGCAGCGTCACCACGCTCAGCGCCCGCGTGGCGCAGCTCAAGCAGCAGTACGCCTCGCTGCCGGAGCTGCAGGCGCAGCTCGCGTCGCTGCAGGCGCAGCTGCCCGGGGACCCGGCCCTGCCCGACCTCGTCCGCGCGCTGCGCGCCGCCGCCGCGAGCGCCGGGGCCGAGCTGACGGGCCTCACCCCGTCCGCGCCGACGGTGCTGGGCGCCGACAGCGCCGCCGCGGCCGCCCCCGCTCCCGCCGCCGCCGCGACCGGCACGGCCACCGACAGCCCCACTGCCGCCGCGACCGCCGGCACCGCGACCACCACCACCACCACGACGACGACGACGACGACCGGCGCGGCGGGCGCCGCCAGCGCGCAGGGGCTGCTGCGGATCCCGGTGACCGTCACGGCCACCGGCAGCTACGCGGCCCTGCAGGGCTTCCTGGCCGCGGTGCAGCAGCAGCAGCGGCTGCTGCTCGTGTCCGGCACCGGCTTCGCACCCGGAGGTGGGGCGACGGGTTCCGACCTGACGCTGACCATCACCGGCGACGTGTTCGTGCTGCCGTCCGCCGGCGCGACGACGGCGACGGCTGCCACCGCCGCCACGGCGGCCGCCACGGCCGCGAGTCCCACCGGGTCGCCCACCGGGCTGGCCACCGCAGCGGCCACCGCCGCCGCGACCACCGCCCCCACCAGCGCCGGCTGACCGGACCGAGGAGAGGAGCAGCGATGCACGACGACCACGACGCCGCGCCCCTGACGGGCGGCCCGCGGCCCGCGCCCAGCCCCTTCGGCGCCCTCCCCGAGCCGGCGCCCTCGCCCTTCGGCAGCCCGTTCGGCGGTGCCCCCTCGGGCAGCCCCTTCGGCGGCGGGACCCCGGCGCTCCTCGCCGACGACGCGAGCGAGGACGCCCTCGCCGACGACGACCTCGTGAGCGCCGTC is a genomic window containing:
- the pilM gene encoding type IV pilus assembly protein PilM, with protein sequence MARRTSIGLDIGSGAVRAAELSFGAGGAVLERCAHAPLPDGAVRDGEVVDAPAVSAAIAELWRRGRFSHRHVTVGIANQRVVVREIEVPKMPAADLKKALPFQVQDVLPMSVDDAIMDFHPLEERTTGSSAVVRGLLVAAWRDTIATLVEAVEGAKLVPEVVDLTAFAVLRAVGSGVASASTEALVDVGSTITQVVVHSGGAPHFVRILMAGGDDITAAVAERSGVSLLEAEDLKRQVEALDEAALATPAGQAVHQAVQGFLEEVRSTVDYAAATSGHRAERVVLTGGGARQAGLDAQLAAMTGLPVEVGTLEHRLRRGRHLGAVHPDSATMAVGLALGATA
- a CDS encoding PilN domain-containing protein, which gives rise to MSTLIGARRSSDRTPAGAPTATTTGAPAGTPQAGGGVPWAAPRVNLLPPEVAGRRAVRAVQRRTGLAAVGVVVLIGAVWGVGHAQAAAQAERLDAANAQVAALQAQQLKYAEAPQTEKRVQAAEVARATAMAQDVRWYAFVDSLTRAMPATTWLVSVDTTLSDGASAATATTAAAAAAGPAPVGQVTISARTTSYDDVAAYLDALAAVPGVSGAFLTTSSLDVGQSPAVVTFAVTATVTDTALTHRFDQKAS
- the pilO gene encoding type 4a pilus biogenesis protein PilO; this translates as MALSTSALSAPRPPAAVPRTGPWAAGGAGALALVLVAGWFLVVSPQRSSMAETEDSITQAQSSVTTLSARVAQLKQQYASLPELQAQLASLQAQLPGDPALPDLVRALRAAAASAGAELTGLTPSAPTVLGADSAAAAAPAPAAAATGTATDSPTAAATAGTATTTTTTTTTTTTGAAGAASAQGLLRIPVTVTATGSYAALQGFLAAVQQQQRLLLVSGTGFAPGGGATGSDLTLTITGDVFVLPSAGATTATAATAATAAATAASPTGSPTGLATAAATAAATTAPTSAG